The proteins below are encoded in one region of Micromonospora sp. DSM 45708:
- a CDS encoding DUF397 domain-containing protein, translating into MADLTGARWRTSTRSSTNGGNCVEVADNLPRVVAVRDSKDRAGAVLTFRPAAWRAFVESARRG; encoded by the coding sequence ATGGCGGACCTGACCGGCGCCCGGTGGCGCACCAGCACCCGGAGCAGCACCAACGGCGGCAACTGCGTCGAGGTGGCCGACAACCTGCCGCGCGTGGTCGCCGTCCGGGACAGCAAGGACCGCGCCGGGGCGGTGCTGACGTTCCGCCCGGCCGCCTGGCGCGCGTTCGTCGAGTCGGCCCGCCGGGGCTGA